The window GTCACATTTATTGACCTGATGTCTACAGAGTTCCCCTGATGGCATGAACTTGCAGCCTTTGCAACAAAGCCCAAAAGCACAAGCAGCCCTAGGCCTCAGAGTGCAGTTCAATAGACAACAAGGATCTTGTTCACATTGCTTTATAGATCCACAGTCACATTCCTCTTCTCCTTCAACCACGCCATTCCCACAGTGCTTCAATGTAAAGACTTCCCCTGGATGTGGAATATTGTGTAGACATGATCCCTGGTTTAAAGTGGTTTTTGTAAAATCTATATAACTACAATTGGTGAATTTCTCTGCTGGTACTCTCATAGCATTCATGATGCAACCACTTTGCTCACACAAACAGAATTCTTCATCATGCCACATACCCAAAGTATGTCCTAACTCATGGGCCACAGTGAGGGCAAAAAGAGACCAAGAGTCTCCTTGGAAATTATTAACCCCACAATCAATAGGAGGACGACATATTCCTGCAACATAGGCTATACCAAGTACACTTATAAGTGGgttttttatgaaaaaatgtgCAGCATCATACTGTAGCTGGGAAAGACTGATTTGCTTCCACTTAGAGAAGTCCTCCAGAACCTGTTCTATGCTTATCATTGGGAAAACATTTCCTTGATTCCAAATctcaatcccaatcaaaatcacaTAAGTACCCAACTGCTGATAAATGGAATCCACTATGTTGACAACAAGAAATACATCCTCCTGCACCATTGAGAAGTTGCTTTgagaataaattaagaaattgtGATCTACCACCACAACCAGCTCCAAAAACCATGAGTGGGTCCATAATTTATCATTAGAATTTTGTTTCAGAGTTGACTTCTTAACCTCTTCAAATTTCACCTGTTGGAGTGCTATCTCCTTCTTTGTTAAGCCACATCTCATAGTTGGGAACTGTGTCTCATTAGTGTTTATCTCATAAACCAAGTGTTCAAATTTGGTAGAGTGCCTGATGGGCTCAATTTCATAAGCAAGGTCATTAATCTGTAGCATTCCTCGAAAACCTCCGGAACAGGTACTGAGGGCAACCAGGGACTCAGAGATTCCTTCCACATAACCATGATAGTAGCAGTCATCAGGAACAAAAGGCTGATCCTGGAGGAGGGCGTGCTGGTCCGTGTAGGTGAACACAGGGAAGTGTTTGGAAACCAAGAGTTTCTTGACCCTCATGTGGACAATGTGTCTCTGGCCTCCAAACTTCAGGCTGTAGGAGAGCCAGCCTGGAGATTTTGCACTTCTGCCCCTATCAGTCACCTTTAAAGGGGTCACCACTTCTGGAGATCTGAGGTATTGGGAGGGCCCAGCCTGAGAGAAGCCAGAAGGGAATAGAGACATTCCAACCCAGAACAGCAAGAGAACTCTCATGGGCACCTCAGCCTCACCAGCCACCATTATGGAGCTGCCATTCCAGAGCCATCGGTCCAGGGAAAAACCGTGAGGCACTGCTGGTCTGCTTCTTCCGCATTGGTCATTGTGTAGAGTTGACCTTTAAGGATCTGTGTTTGGGCAGAGTTGGGCATCAAAGCTGCAGAgctgaaagtgaaaataaaaggatgggggTGTGATGGGATTGGgtaaggaaaatgggaaaaaaatcaaacagcaaAAAAGTGATTAGTGAATTAAGAAAATGCTTTGGACTTTCAATAAATGGAGGTGAGAATTTAGAAGGGTATAGATAAAATATTGGCCATATGTTTATAATTGTGAAAGTTGGACGATAGGTATGGGGGTTTTCATTATACAATTATCTCAATCCATATAGGTGGTATGAAAAATCTCCACTATAAAAAGTTAAAGAGACTTCAGAGTAGGGGGACTCTGTATCTCAATTTGTCCAAGACCATGTTGGTTTATGCCTGTTGCCCCTGCATAACTATTGATACTTGCCTCTTTGACTATCAAAGCTGCCTAGAGAACTTAGATCCACCTGAGTAATAGGCACTTTATTCCAAGATGCAAGTATCCCACAAGGGAACAGCAAAGCTCATAGACAAATTCAATCATATGAAAACTTCCAAGGACAAAGATTTCTGAATTGGGTGAGATCCTAATTTCCAGATTTGCTCTCTATAGCTTTCTTGtgtgtttgttatttattatGGAGTGGGAATTGTTGTGAATGGGAGGATGGAAAGTGAGAAGAGCCAATAGAAATAGAGTGTTGCTGCTAAGCTCTATAAACCATGTTTCATCTTGAGAGCAGACAACAATAGGAAAATTCTGCTAGAATCTTTGAGCCATActcattgtcttcattttattattccgAGGACTTCAGAGACCCAAACTCCTACAAGAACATCACCCTGCATTAATATTGTGTGGTAGTGTCATTAAAAATCCCTattctttgggacacctgggtggctcagctgttgggcacctgtctttggcccagggtgtgatcccagggtccggggatcgagtcccacatttgctccctgcatggaatctgcttctctctctatgtttctgcctctctctctctctctctctctctctctgtgtctctcataaataaataaataaaatctttaaaaagtccaaATTCTTTAACATTATTGGAATATCAAAATAAACAACAGCCCTCCTCTATATGTTTTATCAACTCTTTCTTTCCCTACAGCTATTTCAAATTCCTAAAGAcctctacctgtgcctctctCCTCTTACTCCATCGTGCAATATgcagttttcccatctgtcacCAGTGTCTGACTCATTAGAGAGTCACGAAATCAATTTAATGGATCCTGACCtgcagttttttctttaaagaaatggaataaaaatatcgGAGGACATTCCTAGAAGTTCCATAGCAATTCATATGTAAAGTTTTGGGGGTGTTTGCGTATGTGTGGCCACTGGATCACAGTATAAAATGGATTTCTTACTCTTCAatccagtaaaaaatatatatctatagtGATGCCAAATCTAAAGACAAAATGCTTTGTAGGATTTTCAACATTACAAACTTATCTGAACCCAATGCCATTTCTACATCTCTTCTATTCCACTCCATATTccagtctcagaaaaaaaaaaaaaaaaagtaatccttCTCTATAGATTCAGGTGGTAGCCTCTCATCTTCTGTTCACATCACATCTCTTACCTACATGCAGACGGATTCTTTTAATGTCCCTTCTTTCAGCTCTATTTCATCTGTTCCTTACTGGCAGTAAGAGTGACCAACTCATTCTAATTTACCCAGGATTGTCCCAGTCTTAAAACTCAAAGCCCCACATCCCAGCAATTCCCTTACTCTGAGGCAAACTGGAATAATTGGTCACTTTACCTGAAGCACCTTACCACCACCCCCTGGCCATgctcaaaaaggaaaacaaaacaaaaattaagaaaattcacatTATCCAAGGTACTGCTCTGACCACCAACTCATGCAGAGAGCCAAACTTAACAGATGACTTACCAACAGAAGAAGCTATTGTTTCCATGGCCTTTTCTTTTGTGATGGTTTGTACCATACTTTTCAGTGAAAAAGATTGGTAGTTGACCTCACATAACAAAGGGAAACAGaagttctcttccttttatttcccaGCTAAGTTCTAGATTTAGTTGCTTAGCAACAAGAATTTTTCACTTCAGAAACAATTGGCTGTCAAGGATAACCTGCTCTGGCTCCACTATTTTCTATACAACTTCAATATCATTGGAATTGGATAGCCTCCGCAGCTCCATTCTCTGTCCTCATACAAGGTAGCTTCATTTCTGCTTCATGATTTTGCTCATGCTACTGTGTTGATCTAGACTGTGTAATCACTTTTCACTATGGAACTAAGTTCTATAGTAATTTTGTAGGTCAAGATCAGATTCTACATTCAGTATCAAGTATTTTTGGGATAATCTAGACAACATTGGTATACTGTAATTCCCTTTATATTTATcatattcaataatttttattatatagtttATAACTTTGTTACTTTACATTGTTTTATTACACAAGTGTTAAAAATTTTACCTCCTATTAAATTggttttgagggatccctgggtggtgcagcggtttggcgcctgcctttggcccagggcgcgatcctggagacccgggatcgaatcccacgtcaggctcccggtgcatggagcctgcttctccctctgcctatgtctctacctctctctctctctctctctctctctctgtatgactatcataaataaataataaaaaaaaaaaaaaaaaaaaaaaaaaaaaaaaaaaaaagaaaaaaaaaaaaaaaaaaaaataaattggttttGAGAAAAAGATTCTCGAAATTGCTAGAGAATTTATGACAcaatatttgacaaagtatatcATCTATTAGATgactttaattatataaatattacatagaataaaaattcaataaaagatTACAGCTAACTCTGAGTAGattctattttaaaaggattCTTGGCAATGAATCTTGCTACCTGCCAATTTAACTAGTAGCTTCAGAGCTCTATAACTAGCAAGTGGAACTATTTTTAATGACAatccttttctgtttcctctcagAAAGTTTCTTTGATTCATGCTGGTTTTCTCAGAAATCTCCTGTAGGAGTGCTGACAATACTGACTCTATCTTTGGCCCACATCTTGTTTATGTCTCTGCAATGACCTCCCCCTGGGCTCTGTGTTCCAGGTCTTGTATAGATTAATGTATGCCCTGACCAGAATATGGGAAGCCTTCTGATCGTTCCTCTGGTGCACAGATAGCACCACTTTAGATAATCGCCCTTTACTCTATTAATCTGTGGGTTATGGTCTTGACTTTGTGGAGATTAGCTGCTTAGTGCCAGGATCGTTGCCTATTCAATCCACCTGTCAGCAAGCTACCCTGAATAAAACCCCCTGTGTAAATGGTATGGAatgtcttccttcatttctgtttCAAAACACCTTCTCAGTattgaggattcttttttttttttttttaattctttgtttatatttaacttagttgggacgcctgggtggctcagcagctgagcgtctcccttcggctcagggcgtgatccctgtgaggagcccgcttgccctctgcctatatctctgcctcctctctttctgtgtgtctctcatgaatacataaataaaatatttttttaaaaaaggcaatttagttaacatatttatcctttggataaatacctagtagtgcaatgcTGGgtcatggtagttctattttttttttttttaagatttattttcttttagaaagagtgtgagtgggaagaggggcagagagagaatcctcaagctgactccccactgagcatagagcctaatgtggggctccatcccagggccttgagaccatgacctgagctgaaaccaagaatttgCTGGAACCCAGGTaacctatttttaactttttgaggaacctctatattgttttccagagtggttacaCCAGTTtgattcccaccaatagtgcaagagggatCCTTTTTGTCTGCATCCTCACAAAGACCTGTTGTTtcatgtgttgttaattttagccattctgaccgggAGACAACCTCCATCTTAAGAAAGATATATTAAAgggacctgggtgactcaggggctgagcgtctgcctttggctcaggttgtgatcctggtgtcctgggatgaagtctcatattaggctcctcacagggagtctgcttctccctctgcctatgtctctgcctctctctgtgtgtctctcatgaataaataaatattcttaaatatttcaatttattattaaaaaatctttaaaaaaagaaagaaaagtacatttaaaaagtctTGTCTACAACTGAACTCAGTGGTAAACTTTGCTCCTATACCAGAGATGATTAACAATGAGGAAAACCTATCCCAAGAAATGAGAGACAAGAAAACTACAGGAGCTCAATCCTGGAAAAGTTTTAGTAGCAAAGACCAGAGTGCCTGCTTCTGATAGAAAAATATCCTGGGAAAAATAAAGGTGGGGAAGGAGTGAAAGCTTCCGAAAGTAGTTTTGACTTGATCTCTCTTGCTGAAAGAAGCAgtaatgttcatttcttttaaaacatagcaTTAAGGGGGCTCTTGGATGGCTGTCttaagtgtctgccatcagcccaggtcatgatctcagggtcctgggattgagccccgcttcAGCctgcctgctcagcagagagcctgcttctcctcctctcacTGCCTTCcactccccccacttgtgtttttctgtcaaataaataaaatcttttttaaaaattaaaatatcattaaggACTTCTGTTTCTAGAAAAGATAAACACTCTTAGCCCTATTGCTCTTGCTCACTTCAAGTTAAAACACCAATTTTATATACAAAACTAAGATAGTTCAGAAAGGtgcaaaaaagaacacaaatcagCTAAGGATATTGGGACCTAAGGAATATATAGCAGTGatttctctgcattttcttttaacCCCATTGCGTGTGGAGAAACCTATAACCTTAAAATGAAATAgacacagaccaaaaaaaaaaaaaaaaaaggaataaaaggcccCCAAAAGGCCGCAAGACAAGTTTGTTGTCTCTAACCAGAGGACCAAGAAATGATTAGCCTAGCTGGGAATCTTTTAGAGAATAACTGTCCTACTCCAGCCAAATGTCATGAGAAAAATTGTAACCCCACATGCATTCTCATTAACATAGGCCACATGAGGCTTAAATATCCATCacagggacacgtgggtggctcagcggttgagcatctgccttcagctcagggcgtgatcctggaatctgggatcgagtcccacattgggctccctgcgaggagcctgcttctctctctgcctccctctctctctctctgtgtttgtgtgtgtctctcatgaataaataaataaaatcttaaagaaaaaaactcattaaaaaatatatatccatcaCACTTCTAATGAGGAGCCTCAAGCCCCTGATTGAGGTAGTGTCAGAGAAGGTCAAATAGAGTTCCAAGACTTTCCTTCTCACCATATAGTAATGAGGCCCCCATTCAACAATTAGTGGAGGCCACTTGGGCAGCAATAATATGGCATCCTTCAACTTCCCAGCAAGAGTGACGTCAGAAGAGGCCAAGAGGGGCAAGAGTAAACTCCCACAGCTTAACAGTATgagcttctccttcctcttggcAGGTCAGCTTAAACCTGGACATCTACCATCATCTAGCAATAACAATGCAATACTTCCTCTGATGGTGCAGTATCCCAAAATACAGCACCCAAAAAAATGTTcagaatcaaatgaaaatttacCTGTCATACAAAGAACTAAGAAAGTTTCAActtaaatgagaaaagacaatctgTAGATGCCAACTCTGAGATGATGCAGAAGTTAGAATGTTCTGATTAGGGTTTTGAAACAGcaatcataaaaatgcttcaatggGCAATAACAAATATGGTCAAAACAGTTGAAAAAATTTGCAGAAATTTAAAGTCTCATCACAGaagtataagaaagaaaaaataatgaaaactttataactgaaaaatataaaacctaaagcCAAAAGTCACTGGATGGCCTAacaacaaaatagagaaaaataaatggtgaACTTGATCATAGAGAGCTATGATCATAGTCTGTCATACCATAGATTTGGTAATAACtctgaaaagcagagagaaaataggTTGGAAAAAATGTAAAGAGCCTGTGGTACCTGAAGGctataacaaaagatctaacacTCATGTCATCACAGttgcagaaaaagagaaaaatagggcAAGGTTGAAAAGTTCCCAAAGAAATCATGGCTGAAGATTGCTCAAATTTAGCAAAAGTAATAACATATTCAAGAAACTGAGGGAACCAACAGAATATACTCAAAGAAATCCAGAGAGCAACACATCgtaataaaacatttgaaaactaatgacaaagaaaaaatctttaagattttaagagaaaaacatcTGCCTAATGCTTACCTACAgaggaaaatgttttgaaaaatagtaGATTTCTCATTAAAAACCACAGAGGTgagaagaaaatatcaaaatattccaCAAGagctaaaacaaaatattaatccAGAATTTTATGTACAGTAAAAATATccatcagaaatgaagaaaaaatcaagacattttcagatgaaggaaaattAAGAGAAGTTGTCACAGACCTGCCAAAAACAATGGACAGATTATCAAAGCATAAGATCAAGAAAGAAATagggctttaaatgacacactggaccagatggacttcacagatacatacagaacattccattcttaaagcaacagaatacacattcttctagaGTGCACGTGGAACTTTCCCCATAATGGATCATGAATCAGGTCGCGACTAATTCCAAAAGATTGgtattattccctgcatattttcagacgacaatgctttgaaacttgaactcaattgcaagaggaaatttggaaggaactcaaacagtTGGAGGCTAAACAGcgtcctactaaagaatgaatgggtcagggcagcctgagtggctcagccgtttagcgccgcctccatcccagggcctgatcctggagacccggaatcgagtcccgcgttgcgctccctatgtggagcttgcctctctgtctctgtctctctctctctctttttttctctctctctctcataactaaataaaatcttttttttttttttaaaagaatgaatgggtcaaccaggaaattaaaaagtttcatgcaAACTAACGAAAGTGAAAGCATACTGTTCAAAACCGTTGGGATATAACAAAGGTGGTCCTAAAAGGGAAGTATATTTTAATACAAGcctctcaaaaaattagaaaaagcccaaatacacaagctaaccttatacctgaaggagccagagaaagaagagcaaatgaaGCCTAACTCAAGCAGgagagaaataaagattagagtagaaatcaacagaacagaaaacaaaagaacaggtCAATAAAgtcaggagctagttctttgaaaaaattaataagatcaataaacccctagccagacttagcaaaaagaaaagagaaaggacccagattaataaaatcatgaatgaaaaggaaagatcaaaaccaacaccaaagaaatacaattacaAGAACACATTATGagaaactatatgccaataaattatgcaaactagaagaaatagatgcattcctagaaacttgtaaaccaccaaaactgaaacaggaagaaatagaaaacctgaacagacccataaccagcaaagaaattgaaacagtaataAACAAATCTCCTAGAGTCTAGGGCCgatggcttcacaggggaatttatttttctttaagattttatttacttattcatgagagacagagagagagagtaagagacacaggcagagggagaagcaggctccacgcagggagcccaatgtgggactcgatcccgggtctccaggatcacgccctgggctgaaggcagcgctaaaccgctgagccaccctggctgcccaccaagcatttaaagaagaattaatacctatttttctgaagctgtttcaaaaaaatagacatggaaggaaaacttccaaatagaataaggccagcattaccttgatcccaaaatcagacaaagaccccaccaaaaacaagaattatagaccaatatccctgatgaacatggatgtcaaaATACTCCCCAAGATACCAGCCaatgggatccaacagtacatcgAAAGGATTagtcaccacaaccaagtggaatttattcctggaataCAAGGGTGgctcaacatccacaaatcaatcaatgtgatacactatgttaataaaacaaagaacaggAACCATGTgctcctctcaattgatgcagaaaaagcatttgacaaaatacagcatcctatcttgattaaaactctccacagtgtagggatagaggaaacatacctcgatatcataaaagccatacaCAAAAAGCTCACAgggaatatcattctcaatggggaaaaaccgagagcttttcccctaaggtcaggaacatggcaagggtgttcactctcaccactgttgttcaacatagtacaagtcctggcctcagcaatcagacaacaaaaagaaataaaagtcatccaaatcagcaaagaagtcaaactctccctcttcgcagatgacatgatactgtgtgtggaaaacccaaaggactccaccccaaaattgctaaaaCTCCTACAGCAAgcaattcagcaaagtcacaggatataaaacgcacagaaatcagctgcatttctatacactaacaatgagacagaaaaaagagaaattaaggaatcgatcccatttacagttgcaccaagcCCCCtaagataccaaggaataaacctaaccaaagaagtaaaggatctggGCTCTGAAAAtcatagaacacttatgaaagaaattgatgaagacacaaagaaatggaaaatcgttccatactcatggattggaaggatattgttaaaatgtctatgccacccagagcaatctatacattcagtacaatctctatcaaaataccattgacatttttcacagagctggaagaaacaatcttaaaatttgtatggaaccagaaaagaccccgaatagccaaagcaatgttggaaagaaaaaaaaaaaacacccaaagctggaggcatcacaattccagacctcaagctatattacaaagctgtgaccaCCAGGACAGCATGATATTGATgcaaaaacagatacataagatcaatggaacagaatagaaaacccagaaacggACCCTCAactctggtcaactaatattagacaaaggaggaaagactatccaatggaaaaaggacagtcttcaacaaatggtactgggaaaattgtacacccacatgcagaaaaatgaaactggaccattttcttatatcatacacaaaaataaactaaaaatgtatggaagacctaaatgtgagacaggaatccatcaaaatcctagagaacacctTTTTGGCCTCAGccccagcaacttcttgctatAAATGTGCATTAAAACTAtcatgagatactactacacaccCTTTTGGATGGTTAAAAAATAACTGACGATACTAAGTGCTAGTTGAAGATACCAAGCAATTGGAACTCTCATTGTTGGTGAAAATGTAGTTGTACACTCGGGAAGACAGTTGGACAGTTTCTTGTAAATTTAAACATTTGCTCACCATGTAACCCAGAAATCTCACTCCTGGGTGGGACTGGAAAGATGAAAGTCTATGTTTACACAAATTCTGTATACTAACTAATGTTCTTGGCAactttatttgtgatagtcaaaaactggaaacaacccagattcCACTCAAAGAGTGAATCGATAAACAGATAGTGGCACATCtatacaacagaatactactcagcaacaaGAGGTGTGAACTCTTGATACAGTCAACAGTGTGGAGCAACCTCAAAGATGTTATGCTGTGTGAAAGAAGTCAGCTGCAGAAGCTTACACACtatgattccattgatatgacattctggaagagaCAAAACTACAATAACAAAATAGATCCGTAATTAACGGGAGTTCTGGATTGGAAGAGGATATAACTATAAGTAGCACaaggaaggatgcctgggtggctcagtgggttatgtgtctgccttcagctcaggtcatgatcctagggtcctgggatggggccctgcatcaggctccttgctcagcaggaggcctgcttctctctctccctctgcctactgctccccctaCTTCTGcactttctctaataaataaataaaatat of the Canis lupus baileyi chromosome 9, mCanLup2.hap1, whole genome shotgun sequence genome contains:
- the LOC140640186 gene encoding disintegrin and metalloproteinase domain-containing protein 21-like, translating into MVAGEAEVPMRVLLLFWVGMSLFPSGFSQAGPSQYLRSPEVVTPLKVTDRGRSAKSPGWLSYSLKFGGQRHIVHMRVKKLLVSKHFPVFTYTDQHALLQDQPFVPDDCYYHGYVEGISESLVALSTCSGGFRGMLQINDLAYEIEPIRHSTKFEHLVYEINTNETQFPTMRCGLTKKEIALQQVKFEEVKKSTLKQNSNDKLWTHSWFLELVVVVDHNFLIYSQSNFSMVQEDVFLVVNIVDSIYQQLGTYVILIGIEIWNQGNVFPMISIEQVLEDFSKWKQISLSQLQYDAAHFFIKNPLISVLGIAYVAGICRPPIDCGVNNFQGDSWSLFALTVAHELGHTLGMWHDEEFCLCEQSGCIMNAMRVPAEKFTNCSYIDFTKTTLNQGSCLHNIPHPGEVFTLKHCGNGVVEGEEECDCGSIKQCEQDPCCLLNCTLRPRAACAFGLCCKGCKFMPSGELCRHQVNKCDLPEWCNGTSHQCPEDVYVQDGIPCGDDAYCYEGRCNNHDKQCREIFGEGAKSAYQSCYQEINSLGNRFGHCGISGTTYLKCNISDIFCGRVQCDNVTNIPHLRDHSTLQQTHINGVTCWSIDYHLGMDTPDVGEVKDGTMCGTGKICIRKKCVSLSLLSQVCLAETCNMRGICNNKHHCHCGYGWSPPYCLHRGYGGSVESGPASAKKGFLLLVVSLILSVLLLLSTAVFIYHRKTFGLKETKAQSSG